In Opisthocomus hoazin isolate bOpiHoa1 chromosome 14, bOpiHoa1.hap1, whole genome shotgun sequence, the following proteins share a genomic window:
- the CCNB3 gene encoding G2/mitotic-specific cyclin-B3: protein MPLPRNAKMLSTKQPRAGKVGPAVENANPEKEESCQAKRSPSSPQGGPKKRSAFGDITNAHKNQVVAGKKEAVKVAPHKAQRAHPALGVAKNNEINLKKSMKKTPPTEAPAEPKEDPVPEQPVPAQVPAVEDIDKEQLGDPYASAEYAKDIFEYMRSREEKFVLPDYMEKQPDISRDMRAILVDWMVEVQENFELNHETLYLAVKLVDHYLVEVVSMRDKLQLIGSTAILIASKFEERYPPCVDDFLYICDDAYKREELIAMEMSILSTLKFDINIPIPYRFLRRFAKCARATMETLTLARFLCEMTLQEYDYARESPSKLAASCLLLALTMKNLGGWTPTLEYYSGYCSQDLHPLVKRLNFLLTYQPRDKLKAVRTKYSHRVFFEVAKVTPMDMLRLEEILKSC, encoded by the exons ATGCCGTTGCCACGCAATGCCAAGATGCTGAGCACTAAGCAGCCCCGAGCAGGCAAGGTGGGCCCTGCTGTGGAGAATGCCAACCCCGAGAAG GAGGAGAGCTGTCAGGCCAAGAGGTCTCCATCCTCACCCCAGGGTGGGCCCAAGAAGAGGTCGGCGTTTGGGGACATCACCAAC GCTCACAAGAACCAGGTGGTGGCAGGGAAGAAGGAGGCTGTGAAAGTGGCTCCACACAAGGCTCAGAGGGCCCATCCTGCCCTAGGGGTGGCCAAGAACAATGAGATCAACCTCAAAAA GTCAATGAAGAAAACTCCCCCAACAGAGGCTCCTGCAGAGCCCAAGGAGGATCCTGTGCCAGAGCAGCCAGTGCCTGCGCAG GTACCAGCAGTGGAGGACATAGACAAGGAGCAGCTGGGTGACCCCTATGCCAGTGCAGAGTACGCCAAGGACATCTTCGAATACATGCGGAGCAGAGAG GAGAAATTTGTGCTCCCCGACTACATGGAGAAGCAGCCAGACATCAGCAGGGACATGCGTGCCATCCTGGTGGACTGGATGGTGGAGGTGCAG GAGAACTTTGAGCTGAACCATGAGACACTGTACCTGGCTGTGAAGCTGGTGGACCACTACCTGGTGGAGGTGGTGAGCATGAGGGACAAGCTACAGCTTATCGGCTCTACCGCCATCCTCATTGCCTCCAAATTTGAG GAGCGGTACCCACCATGCGTGGATGACTTTCTCTACATCTGCGATGATGCCTACAAACGGGAAGAGCTCATTGCTATGGAGATGAGCATCCTCAGCACCCTCAAGTTCGACATCAACATCCCCATTCCCTACCGGTTCCTGCGACGCTTTGCCAAG TGCGCCCGTGCCACCATGGAGACGCTGACGCTGGCCCGCTTCCTCTGTGAGATGACCCTGCAGGAGTACGACTATGCCAGGGAGAGCCCCTCCaagctggctgccagctgcctgctgctggccctcACCATGAAGAACCTTGGTGGCTGG ACACCAACGCTGGAGTACTACAGCGGGTACTGCTCCCAGGACCTGCATCCCCTGGTGAAGAGGCTGAATTTCCTTCTCACATACCAGCCCCGCGACAAGCTAAAGGCCGTGCGTACCAAGTACTCGCACAG GGTCTTCTTTGAGGTTGCCAAAGTCACCCCCATGGACATGCTCAGGTTGGAGGAGATACTGAAGAGCTGCTAG
- the LOC104327368 gene encoding diacylglycerol kinase delta isoform X2: protein MAEKLVPGDLFLRKTRESVSSLDSDKLAPISPEAGGEESSDSEGEQDDSSHKLIRKVSTSGQMRSKKSVKEGLLLKQTSSFQRWKRRYFKLRGRTLYYAKDAKSLIFDEVDLSDASVAETSTKNINNSFTVITPFRKLILCAENRKEMEDWISALKSVQKWEIHEATQFNMEHFSGMHNWYACSHARPTFCNVCREALPGVTSHGLSCEVCKFKAHKRCAVRATNNCKWTTLASIGTEIIEDEDGVAMPHQWLEGNLPVSARCAVCDRTCGSVRRLQDWRCLWCKAIVHSACKELLGRRCPLGQYKVSIIPPTALNSIDSDGFWKATCPSTCSSPLLAFVNSKSGDNQGVKFLRKFKQFLNPAQVFDLMNGGPHLGLRLFQKFSTFRILVCGGDGSVGWVLSEIDTLGLHKQCQLGVLPLGTGNDLARVLGWGSLCDDDTQLLQILEKLERATTKMLDRWSVLTYEAPKQSPPALKEEENGDSNIQAQISHYADSVAFHLAKILESDKHSVVISSAKFLCGTVNDFVAEVGRAYKRATENKQEAELMARKCAMLNEKLDSLVRELNEEAQAIVIPEGVVQATPADTKDREKGGSVNPSPVPRIFKSKEQLMLRANSLKKALRQIIEQAEKAVDEQNKQTQAYQGSMGPSKKDSSEELNKEEERLSSRRETVTSASSSIILDRPDTFGSLQFPEDPSALHFLEKCVMNNYFGIGLDAKISLEFNNKRDEHPKKCSSRTKNMMWYGVLGTKELLQRTYKNLEQRVQLECDGVPISLPSLQGIAVLNIPSYAGGINFWGGTKEDNNFGAPSFDDKKLEVVAVFGSIQMAVSRVINLQHHRIAQCRVVKITIRGDEGVPVQVDGEAWIQPPGIIKIQHKNRAQMLTRDRAFESTLKSWEDKQKGESYRAAARPRLSSQQSMEYLTEEESSLLQQVSQVAETLIARIHEAAKGHKAVEQELAHAVNTSSLALSEALSNKAAGTSEFLSRNAAVEVMLSIKELYTETRAFLEGKALDSPQEEEALHGPLSVLGQELQRLLDIHWLGPIAHPIEEESTGSANKGSFKLRLNIPKPRKDKAQKQKTNSSLPADKWGSEEVAAWLEALGLGEYRDIFVRHDIQGSELILLERRDLKDLGINKVGHMKRILQAIKELSNPP, encoded by the exons AAGAGTGTGAAGGAAGGGCTGTTGCTGAAGCAGACGAGCTCCTTCCAGAGGTGGAAGAGGCGATACTTCAAGCTGCGAGGCAGGACGCTCTATTATGCCAAGGATGCCAAG TCCCTGATCTTTGATGAGGTGGACCTGTCCGATGCCAGTGTGGCAGAGACCAGCACCAAGAACATCAACAACAGTTTCACG GTGATCACGCCATTCCGGAAGCTCATCCTATGTGCGGAGAACCGGAAGGAGATGGAGGACTGGATCAGCGCCCTGAAATCTGTCCAGAAGTGGGAGATCCACGAG GCCACACAGTTCAACATGGAGCACTTCTCGGGCATGCACAACTGGTACGCCTGCTCCCACGCCCGCCCCACCTTCTGCAACGTGTGCCGCGAAGCCCTCCCGGGAGTCACCTCCCACGGCCTCTCCTGCGAAG TCTGTAAGTTCAAGGCACATAAGCGCTGCGCTGTCAGAGCCACCAACAACTGCAAGTGGACGACCCTGGCCTCCATCGGCACAGAAATCATCGAGGATGAGGATGGG GTGGCCATGCCCCACCAGTGGCTGGAGGGGAACCTGCCCGTCAGCGCGCGCTGTGCCGTCTGCGACCGGACCTGCGGCAGCGTCCGGAGGCTGCAGGACTGGCGATGTCTCTGGTGCAAGGCCATC gttCACAGCGCCTGCAAGGAGCTCTTGGGCAGGAGGTGCCCCCTGGGCCAGTACAAAGTGTCCATCATCCCGCCAACCGCCTTGAACAGCATTGATTCAGACG GTTTCTGGAAGGCCACCTGCCCCTCaacctgctccagccctctcctgGCCTTTGTCAACTCCAAGAGTGGGGACAACCAGGGCGTCAAATTTCTGCGCAAGTTCAAGCAGTTCCTCAACCCGGCCCAAGTCTTCGACCTCATGAACGGGGGCCCGCACCTGGG GCTGCGCCTTTTCCAGAAGTTCTCCACCTTCCGAATCCTGGTGTGTGGGGGGGACGGCAGCGTGGGCTGGGTGCTCTCCGAGATCGACACCCTCGGCCTCCACAAGCAA TGCCAGCTGGGTGTCCTGCCTCTGGGGACCGGCAATGACCTGGCacgggtgctgggctggggcagcctgtgCGACGATGACACCCAGCTGCTGCAGATCCTGGAGAAGCTGGAAAGGGCCACCACCAAGATGCTGGACCG GTGGAGTGTGCTGACCTACGAGGCCCCCAAGCAGTCCCCCCCGGccctgaaggaggaggagaacgGGGACTCCAACATCCAG gcccaGATCTCCCACTACGCCGACTCCGTTGCCTTCCACCTGGCCAAGATCCTGGAGTCAGACAAACACTCAGTGGTGATCTCATCTGCAAA GTTCCTCTGCGGCACCGTCAACGACTTTGTGGCCGAAGTCGGCCGGGCTTACAAGAGGGCAACGGAGAACAAGCAGGAGGCCGAGCTGATGGCGCGGAAG TGCGCCATGCTGAACGAGAAGCTGGACTCACTGGTGCGGGAGCTGAATGAGGAGGCTCAGGCCATCGTGATCCCTGAGGGAGTGGTGCAGGCCACCCCTGCCGACACCAAGGACCGGGAGAAGGGTGGCAGCGTCAACCCCAGCCCTGTGCCTCGCATCTTCAAATCCAAGGAGCAGCTCATGCTGCGGGCAAACAGCCTGAAGAAAGCCCTGCGGCAAATCATTGAGCAGGCAGAGAAAG CTGTGGATGAGCAGAACAAGCAGACCCAAGCCTACCAGGGCAGCATGGGCCCCAGCAAGAAGGACAGCTCAGAGGAGCTCAACAAGGAAGAGGAGAGGCTCA GCTCCCGGCGGGAGACGGTGACCTCCGCGTCTTCCTCCATCATCCTGGACCGGCCAGACACCTTTGGTAGCTTGCAGTTTCCCGAAGACCCCAGTGCCCT CCACTTCTTGGAGAAATGCGTCATGAATAACTACTTTGGCATCGGCCTGGATGCGAAAATCTCCCTGGAGTTCAACAACAAACGGGATGAGCACCCCAAGAAGTGCAG CAGCCGCACCAAGAACATGATGTGGTACGGGGTGCTGGGCacgaaggagctcctgcagcgcACCTACAAGAACCTGGAGCAGCGGGTGCAGCTGGAG TGCGACGGGGTGCCCATCTCGCTGCCCAGCCTGCAGGGCATTGCTGTCCTCAACATCCCCAGCTATGCTGGGGGCATCAACTTCTGGGGAGGCACCAAGGAGGACAAT AACTTTGGGGCTCCATCCTTTGATGACAAGAAGCTGGAGGTGGTGGCTGTCTTTGGCAGCATCCAGATGGCTGTGTCACGGGTCATCAACCTCCAGCACCATCGCATTGCTCAG TGCCGCGTGGTGAAGATCACCATCCGAGGGGACGAGGGTGTCCCTGTACAGGTTGATGGAGAAGCCTGGATCCAGCCGCCCGGCATCATCAAGATCCAGCACAAGAACCGAGCCCAGATGCTGACAAGGGATCGG GCATTTGAAAGCACCCTCAAGTCCTGGGAGGACAAGCAAAAGGGGGAGAGCTACCGAGCGGCTGCCCGGCCACGGCTCAGTTCCCAGCAGTCCATGGAGTACCTGACTGAGGAGGAGAGCAGCCTCTTGCAGCAGGTCTCACAGGTTGCCGAGACCCTCATCGCCAG GATCCACGAAGCAGCCAAGGGTCACAAAGCCGTGGAGCAGGAGCTGGCACACGCTGTCAAcaccagctccctggcgctgagCGAAGCCCTCTCCAACAAAGCCGCTGGCACCTCGGAG TTTCTCAGCAGGAATGCGGCTGTGGAGGTGATGCTGAGCATCAAGGAGCTGTATACTGAGACCCGGGCATTCCTGGAGGGGAAGGCG CTGGACTcgccgcaggaggaggaggctctGCACGGCCCCCTGAGCGTGCtgggccaggagctgcagaggctgctggacATCCACTGGCTGGGGCCCATCGCCCACCCCATTGAGGAG GAAAGCACTGGCAGTGCCAACAAGGGCAGCTTCAAGCTTCGCCTCAACATCCCCAAGCCCAGGAAGGACAAGGCACAAAAGCAGAAGACGAACAGCTCACTCCCAG CGGACAAATGGGGCTCCGAGGAGGTGGCAGCTTGGCTGGAAGCGCTTGGTTTGGGGGAGTACAGAGACATTTTTGTCCGGCATGACATCCAGGGCTCTGAGTTGATCCTGCTGGAGAGGAGAGACCTGAAG GACCTGGGGATCAACAAAGTGGGCCACATGAAGAGAATCCTCCAGGCCATTAAGGAGCTCAGCAACCCACCCTAG
- the LOC104327368 gene encoding diacylglycerol kinase delta isoform X1 — protein MAEKLVPGDLFLRKTRESVSSLDSDKLAPISPEAGGEESSDSEGEQDDSSHKLIRKVSTSGQMRSKKSVKEGLLLKQTSSFQRWKRRYFKLRGRTLYYAKDAKSLIFDEVDLSDASVAETSTKNINNSFTVITPFRKLILCAENRKEMEDWISALKSVQKWEIHEATQFNMEHFSGMHNWYACSHARPTFCNVCREALPGVTSHGLSCEVCKFKAHKRCAVRATNNCKWTTLASIGTEIIEDEDGVAMPHQWLEGNLPVSARCAVCDRTCGSVRRLQDWRCLWCKAIVHSACKELLGRRCPLGQYKVSIIPPTALNSIDSDGFWKATCPSTCSSPLLAFVNSKSGDNQGVKFLRKFKQFLNPAQVFDLMNGGPHLGLRLFQKFSTFRILVCGGDGSVGWVLSEIDTLGLHKQCQLGVLPLGTGNDLARVLGWGSLCDDDTQLLQILEKLERATTKMLDRWSVLTYEAPKQSPPALKEEENGDSNIQAQISHYADSVAFHLAKILESDKHSVVISSAKFLCGTVNDFVAEVGRAYKRATENKQEAELMARKCAMLNEKLDSLVRELNEEAQAIVIPEGVVQATPADTKDREKGGSVNPSPVPRIFKSKEQLMLRANSLKKALRQIIEQAEKAVDEQNKQTQAYQGSMGPSKKDSSEELNKEEERLSSRRETVTSASSSIILDRPDTFGSLQFPEDPSALHFLEKCVMNNYFGIGLDAKISLEFNNKRDEHPKKCSSRTKNMMWYGVLGTKELLQRTYKNLEQRVQLECDGVPISLPSLQGIAVLNIPSYAGGINFWGGTKEDNNFGAPSFDDKKLEVVAVFGSIQMAVSRVINLQHHRIAQCRVVKITIRGDEGVPVQVDGEAWIQPPGIIKIQHKNRAQMLTRDRAFESTLKSWEDKQKGESYRAAARPRLSSQQSMEYLTEEESSLLQQVSQVAETLIARIHEAAKGHKAVEQELAHAVNTSSLALSEALSNKAAGTSEFLSRNAAVEVMLSIKELYTETRAFLEGKAVSGGAGEHPEIPTEGPVPSAGSRPGDGPCPPQLDSPQEEEALHGPLSVLGQELQRLLDIHWLGPIAHPIEEESTGSANKGSFKLRLNIPKPRKDKAQKQKTNSSLPADKWGSEEVAAWLEALGLGEYRDIFVRHDIQGSELILLERRDLKDLGINKVGHMKRILQAIKELSNPP, from the exons AAGAGTGTGAAGGAAGGGCTGTTGCTGAAGCAGACGAGCTCCTTCCAGAGGTGGAAGAGGCGATACTTCAAGCTGCGAGGCAGGACGCTCTATTATGCCAAGGATGCCAAG TCCCTGATCTTTGATGAGGTGGACCTGTCCGATGCCAGTGTGGCAGAGACCAGCACCAAGAACATCAACAACAGTTTCACG GTGATCACGCCATTCCGGAAGCTCATCCTATGTGCGGAGAACCGGAAGGAGATGGAGGACTGGATCAGCGCCCTGAAATCTGTCCAGAAGTGGGAGATCCACGAG GCCACACAGTTCAACATGGAGCACTTCTCGGGCATGCACAACTGGTACGCCTGCTCCCACGCCCGCCCCACCTTCTGCAACGTGTGCCGCGAAGCCCTCCCGGGAGTCACCTCCCACGGCCTCTCCTGCGAAG TCTGTAAGTTCAAGGCACATAAGCGCTGCGCTGTCAGAGCCACCAACAACTGCAAGTGGACGACCCTGGCCTCCATCGGCACAGAAATCATCGAGGATGAGGATGGG GTGGCCATGCCCCACCAGTGGCTGGAGGGGAACCTGCCCGTCAGCGCGCGCTGTGCCGTCTGCGACCGGACCTGCGGCAGCGTCCGGAGGCTGCAGGACTGGCGATGTCTCTGGTGCAAGGCCATC gttCACAGCGCCTGCAAGGAGCTCTTGGGCAGGAGGTGCCCCCTGGGCCAGTACAAAGTGTCCATCATCCCGCCAACCGCCTTGAACAGCATTGATTCAGACG GTTTCTGGAAGGCCACCTGCCCCTCaacctgctccagccctctcctgGCCTTTGTCAACTCCAAGAGTGGGGACAACCAGGGCGTCAAATTTCTGCGCAAGTTCAAGCAGTTCCTCAACCCGGCCCAAGTCTTCGACCTCATGAACGGGGGCCCGCACCTGGG GCTGCGCCTTTTCCAGAAGTTCTCCACCTTCCGAATCCTGGTGTGTGGGGGGGACGGCAGCGTGGGCTGGGTGCTCTCCGAGATCGACACCCTCGGCCTCCACAAGCAA TGCCAGCTGGGTGTCCTGCCTCTGGGGACCGGCAATGACCTGGCacgggtgctgggctggggcagcctgtgCGACGATGACACCCAGCTGCTGCAGATCCTGGAGAAGCTGGAAAGGGCCACCACCAAGATGCTGGACCG GTGGAGTGTGCTGACCTACGAGGCCCCCAAGCAGTCCCCCCCGGccctgaaggaggaggagaacgGGGACTCCAACATCCAG gcccaGATCTCCCACTACGCCGACTCCGTTGCCTTCCACCTGGCCAAGATCCTGGAGTCAGACAAACACTCAGTGGTGATCTCATCTGCAAA GTTCCTCTGCGGCACCGTCAACGACTTTGTGGCCGAAGTCGGCCGGGCTTACAAGAGGGCAACGGAGAACAAGCAGGAGGCCGAGCTGATGGCGCGGAAG TGCGCCATGCTGAACGAGAAGCTGGACTCACTGGTGCGGGAGCTGAATGAGGAGGCTCAGGCCATCGTGATCCCTGAGGGAGTGGTGCAGGCCACCCCTGCCGACACCAAGGACCGGGAGAAGGGTGGCAGCGTCAACCCCAGCCCTGTGCCTCGCATCTTCAAATCCAAGGAGCAGCTCATGCTGCGGGCAAACAGCCTGAAGAAAGCCCTGCGGCAAATCATTGAGCAGGCAGAGAAAG CTGTGGATGAGCAGAACAAGCAGACCCAAGCCTACCAGGGCAGCATGGGCCCCAGCAAGAAGGACAGCTCAGAGGAGCTCAACAAGGAAGAGGAGAGGCTCA GCTCCCGGCGGGAGACGGTGACCTCCGCGTCTTCCTCCATCATCCTGGACCGGCCAGACACCTTTGGTAGCTTGCAGTTTCCCGAAGACCCCAGTGCCCT CCACTTCTTGGAGAAATGCGTCATGAATAACTACTTTGGCATCGGCCTGGATGCGAAAATCTCCCTGGAGTTCAACAACAAACGGGATGAGCACCCCAAGAAGTGCAG CAGCCGCACCAAGAACATGATGTGGTACGGGGTGCTGGGCacgaaggagctcctgcagcgcACCTACAAGAACCTGGAGCAGCGGGTGCAGCTGGAG TGCGACGGGGTGCCCATCTCGCTGCCCAGCCTGCAGGGCATTGCTGTCCTCAACATCCCCAGCTATGCTGGGGGCATCAACTTCTGGGGAGGCACCAAGGAGGACAAT AACTTTGGGGCTCCATCCTTTGATGACAAGAAGCTGGAGGTGGTGGCTGTCTTTGGCAGCATCCAGATGGCTGTGTCACGGGTCATCAACCTCCAGCACCATCGCATTGCTCAG TGCCGCGTGGTGAAGATCACCATCCGAGGGGACGAGGGTGTCCCTGTACAGGTTGATGGAGAAGCCTGGATCCAGCCGCCCGGCATCATCAAGATCCAGCACAAGAACCGAGCCCAGATGCTGACAAGGGATCGG GCATTTGAAAGCACCCTCAAGTCCTGGGAGGACAAGCAAAAGGGGGAGAGCTACCGAGCGGCTGCCCGGCCACGGCTCAGTTCCCAGCAGTCCATGGAGTACCTGACTGAGGAGGAGAGCAGCCTCTTGCAGCAGGTCTCACAGGTTGCCGAGACCCTCATCGCCAG GATCCACGAAGCAGCCAAGGGTCACAAAGCCGTGGAGCAGGAGCTGGCACACGCTGTCAAcaccagctccctggcgctgagCGAAGCCCTCTCCAACAAAGCCGCTGGCACCTCGGAG TTTCTCAGCAGGAATGCGGCTGTGGAGGTGATGCTGAGCATCAAGGAGCTGTATACTGAGACCCGGGCATTCCTGGAGGGGAAGGCGGTGAgtgggggggctggagaacacCCCGAGATCCCCACGGAGGGGCCCGTGCCCTCGGCTGGCAGCAGGCCTGGGGATGGTCCCTGTCCCCCACAGCTGGACTcgccgcaggaggaggaggctctGCACGGCCCCCTGAGCGTGCtgggccaggagctgcagaggctgctggacATCCACTGGCTGGGGCCCATCGCCCACCCCATTGAGGAG GAAAGCACTGGCAGTGCCAACAAGGGCAGCTTCAAGCTTCGCCTCAACATCCCCAAGCCCAGGAAGGACAAGGCACAAAAGCAGAAGACGAACAGCTCACTCCCAG CGGACAAATGGGGCTCCGAGGAGGTGGCAGCTTGGCTGGAAGCGCTTGGTTTGGGGGAGTACAGAGACATTTTTGTCCGGCATGACATCCAGGGCTCTGAGTTGATCCTGCTGGAGAGGAGAGACCTGAAG GACCTGGGGATCAACAAAGTGGGCCACATGAAGAGAATCCTCCAGGCCATTAAGGAGCTCAGCAACCCACCCTAG